A window from Nitrospirota bacterium encodes these proteins:
- a CDS encoding DNA internalization-related competence protein ComEC/Rec2, which yields MVPGPFMLPTLTAAFLAGLVLGSYLPYVPLSVLGVLLLAAFGLTWAERGARKSSQGIILYTALLAGVLYWNLYAWAVHRPPLPDLTRSAPAKVVGTIVEPVRYGPDRAIGVVEGVIRDPDRELTLDPGRIRLTWREPDRAFVRGDRIEFSARLHPPTGLLNPGGFDYAAYLERQDIQAVASVTGPGAVRLLKSGGGSLRWELWHRVDHWRDRIRRAAVATLQGPALGIYLGMIVGEQGYLSPEVRDSFMAAGVVHILSISGSHLGLISFLCFWAVKRLCLALPATWLLALSLRVTPTRVAAAVTVAPVTYYTALAGAEVATVRSLVMILLFLAAVWLGRDKLLLSALALAALLILCHDPRALFDISFQLSYLSVLAIALVLPPAPDSPPDAARPEFLSMKWLEWGRESVRITGAITLVTLPLVAYYFNQVAWVGLIANLIVVPLAGLALVPLGLGSAVWLLLAGGDRLPAATLNQMLFDLFAQIADRFASVPGAEWHVAAPAVPALGVFYVLLWWAMRRKSPVAHRLAAAVAVSLLLGWWGWSPRDRPDRDTTRVTFLDVGQGDAAVVELPDGRTVLIDGGATLERFDMGRNVVGPFLWNRGIRTIDRVIGTHPQVDHVGGLAWILRHFPTGQYWGNGVTRSEAFYRRLEGALAARGLAERVAQEGDTVIDSGSCRLLVLNPPAGAVSVASPPARSSGTALNNLSVVTRLECGSLSFLFAADLEAQGLLRLVETGSARQTTILKVPHHGAKSSLSLLWLERVRPETAVISVGRHNPYGHPAASVLEALAAVGSRTFRTDVDGAVWMIAQASSSRVTIHTMKERLLAPVRIGATMTGAERRNLFRLWFRWGIQ from the coding sequence ATGGTTCCGGGGCCGTTCATGCTGCCGACCCTGACCGCCGCCTTTCTCGCCGGCCTCGTTCTCGGATCCTACCTGCCCTATGTTCCTCTCTCCGTTCTCGGCGTGCTGCTCCTGGCGGCTTTCGGCCTGACCTGGGCTGAACGGGGCGCGCGCAAGTCTTCGCAGGGGATCATTCTCTATACCGCTCTGCTGGCCGGCGTGCTCTACTGGAACCTGTATGCCTGGGCCGTCCATCGCCCTCCGCTTCCTGATCTGACCCGTTCGGCGCCCGCGAAAGTGGTCGGGACCATCGTCGAGCCTGTGCGCTACGGGCCGGATCGTGCAATAGGGGTCGTTGAAGGGGTGATCCGCGACCCGGACAGGGAGCTCACGCTCGATCCCGGACGGATTCGGCTGACCTGGCGAGAACCGGATCGCGCCTTCGTGCGGGGCGACCGGATCGAATTCTCGGCGCGGCTTCATCCACCCACGGGGCTCTTGAATCCCGGCGGGTTCGACTATGCCGCCTATCTCGAACGGCAGGATATTCAAGCCGTCGCCTCGGTGACGGGACCGGGAGCGGTCAGATTGCTGAAATCGGGCGGGGGATCGCTGCGGTGGGAGCTCTGGCATCGGGTGGATCATTGGCGGGACCGGATCCGCCGCGCCGCGGTCGCGACGCTGCAGGGCCCGGCTCTGGGCATCTATCTGGGCATGATCGTCGGCGAACAAGGGTATCTGTCGCCGGAGGTGCGCGACAGCTTCATGGCGGCCGGCGTCGTGCATATTCTTTCCATCTCCGGTTCGCACCTCGGGCTCATCTCGTTTCTGTGCTTCTGGGCGGTGAAGCGGCTCTGTCTGGCTCTCCCCGCCACGTGGTTGCTTGCGCTCTCCCTGCGCGTCACCCCGACGCGGGTGGCCGCCGCTGTCACTGTCGCGCCGGTCACATATTACACGGCGCTGGCCGGGGCCGAAGTGGCGACTGTCCGCTCGCTGGTCATGATTCTGCTGTTCCTCGCCGCCGTCTGGTTGGGGCGGGACAAGCTTTTGCTCTCGGCTCTCGCGCTGGCCGCTCTGCTGATCCTGTGCCATGATCCTCGCGCTTTGTTCGACATCTCGTTTCAACTGTCCTACCTGTCGGTCCTCGCCATCGCGCTGGTGTTGCCGCCCGCTCCGGACAGCCCGCCCGACGCCGCCCGGCCGGAATTCCTGTCTATGAAATGGTTGGAGTGGGGCAGGGAGTCCGTGCGGATCACCGGCGCGATCACGCTCGTGACCCTCCCGCTGGTGGCATATTATTTCAACCAAGTCGCATGGGTCGGGCTGATCGCCAACCTGATCGTCGTGCCGCTGGCCGGACTGGCGTTGGTCCCTCTGGGCCTCGGCTCGGCCGTATGGCTGCTTTTAGCGGGCGGAGATCGATTGCCGGCCGCCACGCTGAATCAAATGCTCTTCGATCTGTTTGCGCAGATCGCCGATCGGTTTGCATCCGTGCCGGGAGCGGAGTGGCACGTCGCCGCGCCGGCGGTTCCGGCCCTCGGCGTGTTTTACGTTCTTCTCTGGTGGGCGATGCGGCGGAAGAGCCCCGTCGCCCATCGGCTGGCCGCCGCGGTCGCGGTGTCGCTGCTGCTCGGGTGGTGGGGGTGGTCGCCGCGGGACCGTCCGGACCGAGATACGACCAGGGTGACGTTTCTCGATGTCGGGCAAGGGGATGCCGCGGTCGTCGAGCTCCCGGACGGGCGAACCGTGCTGATCGACGGCGGCGCGACGCTCGAGCGTTTCGACATGGGACGCAACGTCGTCGGCCCGTTTCTGTGGAATCGCGGAATCCGGACGATCGATCGCGTGATCGGGACGCATCCGCAGGTGGACCATGTCGGAGGGCTCGCCTGGATCCTTCGACATTTCCCGACCGGCCAGTATTGGGGGAACGGCGTCACGAGAAGCGAGGCGTTTTACCGGAGGCTGGAAGGCGCGCTGGCGGCGCGGGGGCTCGCCGAGCGTGTGGCGCAGGAAGGCGACACCGTCATCGATTCGGGGTCGTGCCGTCTGCTCGTCCTCAACCCGCCGGCCGGCGCCGTGTCCGTGGCGTCGCCGCCTGCTCGCTCGTCCGGGACGGCGCTGAACAACCTGTCGGTCGTCACTCGGCTAGAATGCGGGTCGCTTTCATTTCTGTTTGCCGCCGATCTCGAGGCGCAAGGACTGCTGCGCCTGGTTGAGACCGGCAGCGCGCGCCAGACGACGATTCTCAAGGTGCCCCACCACGGTGCGAAGAGCTCCCTGAGTCTCCTCTGGCTGGAGCGCGTCCGCCCGGAAACCGCCGTGATTTCGGTCGGGCGACACAATCCATACGGGCATCCCGCCGCCTCGGTCTTGGAGGCGCTCGCGGCTGTCGGAAGTCGCACGTTCAGAACCGATGTCGATGGAGCGGTGTGGATGATCGCTCAGGCTTCATCGTCGAGAGTCACGATCCACACCATGAAGGAGCGGCTCTTGGCGCCTGTCCGCATTGGGGCGACCATGACAGGAGCCGAACGGCGAAACCTCTTCCGACTGTGGTTCCGCTGGGGAATCCAATAA
- the folP gene encoding dihydropteroate synthase, with protein MTSVPAESFSRGELEIRARDRVIRFDAGPLIVGILNVTPDSFFDGGKYVDREAAVAHAVAMARSGADLLDIGAESSQPGSLPIDEAEETRRLIPVVQAVCDAVSIPVSVDTTKASVARRALEAGATIVNDISGLRFDRDMAAVVAESGAGLVLMHMQGTPRTMQRNPVYTDVVQDVKEFFAERIEVAVKAGISTKQIILDPGFGFGKLLGHNLTLLARLREFSTFRRPLMVGMSRKSFIGQVLGRSVNDRLFGTAAAVAVAVAQGADLVRVHDVAEMKDVVRVVEAIVSRQPSADPLHETSPL; from the coding sequence ATGACATCCGTGCCTGCCGAGTCGTTCTCACGTGGTGAGCTGGAGATCCGGGCCAGAGATCGGGTGATCCGGTTCGACGCCGGTCCATTGATCGTCGGGATCTTGAACGTGACGCCGGACTCGTTCTTCGACGGCGGCAAGTATGTCGATCGAGAGGCGGCCGTCGCCCACGCGGTCGCCATGGCGAGGAGCGGCGCCGATCTTCTGGATATCGGGGCGGAGTCCTCGCAGCCGGGCTCGCTGCCGATCGACGAGGCGGAAGAGACGCGGCGCCTGATTCCCGTCGTCCAGGCCGTGTGCGACGCCGTCTCGATTCCCGTCTCGGTCGATACGACCAAAGCCTCCGTGGCCCGCCGGGCGCTGGAAGCCGGCGCGACGATCGTCAACGACATCAGCGGGCTGCGATTCGATCGGGACATGGCTGCGGTCGTCGCCGAAAGCGGGGCGGGTCTCGTGCTCATGCACATGCAAGGCACTCCCCGAACGATGCAGCGCAATCCGGTGTATACCGATGTCGTGCAGGACGTGAAAGAGTTTTTCGCCGAGCGCATCGAGGTCGCCGTCAAGGCGGGCATCTCGACGAAGCAGATCATCCTTGACCCTGGGTTCGGATTTGGTAAGCTCCTGGGCCATAACCTGACCCTTTTGGCTCGCCTCCGCGAGTTTTCGACGTTTCGCCGTCCCCTCATGGTCGGGATGTCGCGCAAGTCCTTCATCGGCCAAGTGCTTGGCCGGTCTGTCAACGACCGATTGTTCGGGACGGCGGCCGCCGTCGCCGTCGCCGTTGCGCAGGGCGCGGACCTGGTGCGGGTGCATGACGTGGCGGAGATGAAGGACGTGGTCAGAGTGGTGGAAGCGATTGTCAGCCGTCAGCCATCGGCCGATCCCCTCCACGAGACCTCTCCCCTTTAA
- a CDS encoding HD-GYP domain-containing protein, with amino-acid sequence MPRLSDIVREHHKASSVPGSAGIDGAFRASSGPEPATTASSVSPPDLDWYHLAKEELLRLGHAVRQGATVRIEDIAHVATGITASVQQADDLLLKVFSCSEDRPLTTNPVHVAILAAKIGIGLGYEAIDLERLVLAGLLHDVGMFALPESLVMKPGALTPEERAQIEEHPKLGREILNRLGTSFGWLARVAWQEHERWDGQGYPDRLSGGQIHEYAQLIGLVDAFDALISPRSYRRRILPHHAVRQMLVNEKRKFPHHLLKALVEQLSVYPLGTVVRLNTGEVGAVIQVSQRYPLRPILQVQQSAEADGATLTKILDLSKTTLVHIVEVLKPLEAI; translated from the coding sequence ATGCCGCGCCTATCGGATATCGTGCGCGAACACCATAAAGCGTCGTCTGTGCCTGGTAGCGCAGGCATCGACGGCGCATTCCGCGCGTCATCCGGTCCGGAACCGGCCACGACGGCAAGTTCCGTGTCGCCTCCCGATCTGGACTGGTATCACCTGGCGAAAGAGGAACTGCTGCGGTTGGGACATGCCGTCCGGCAGGGCGCGACGGTACGAATCGAAGACATCGCGCACGTGGCGACGGGCATCACGGCGTCGGTCCAACAGGCCGATGATTTGCTCCTGAAAGTCTTTTCGTGTTCGGAAGACCGGCCGCTTACGACCAATCCCGTGCATGTGGCGATTCTAGCTGCGAAGATCGGGATCGGGCTGGGATACGAAGCCATCGATCTTGAGCGCCTGGTCTTAGCCGGGCTCCTCCACGACGTGGGCATGTTCGCGCTGCCGGAATCGCTGGTGATGAAGCCCGGAGCGTTGACCCCCGAGGAGCGAGCGCAGATCGAAGAGCATCCCAAACTCGGCCGGGAAATTCTAAACCGGCTTGGAACGAGCTTCGGTTGGCTGGCGCGTGTCGCCTGGCAGGAACATGAGCGGTGGGATGGCCAAGGCTACCCGGATCGGCTGAGCGGCGGCCAGATTCATGAATATGCTCAACTCATCGGCTTGGTCGACGCGTTCGATGCGCTGATCAGCCCCAGATCCTATCGCCGACGTATCCTGCCGCACCATGCGGTCAGACAAATGTTGGTTAATGAGAAACGCAAATTTCCGCATCATCTGCTAAAGGCGCTCGTCGAGCAACTGTCCGTTTATCCCCTCGGTACTGTCGTGCGGTTGAATACGGGGGAAGTCGGCGCCGTGATCCAAGTCAGCCAGCGATATCCATTACGTCCTATCCTCCAGGTCCAGCAATCCGCCGAGGCCGACGGGGCGACGCTGA
- the glmM gene encoding phosphoglucosamine mutase gives MRKLFGTDGVRGVANLEPMTSETAMQLGRAAAHLFMRRAGRHQIVIGKDTRLSGYMLESALTSGICSMGVDVLLVGPMPTPAIAFLTRSLRADAGVVISASHNPYQDNGIKFFSSDGFKLPDELEARMEELIVSNEISHLRPTAEAVGKAFRIDDAEGRYIEFVKRSLPRDLDFQGVKVVVDCANGAAYKVAPTVLRELGATVEVIANKPDGMNINAGCGAVYPQLLQEAVGQHRADIGIALDGDADRAIFVCERGQIIDGDHVMAALALDLDARGQLAKRTIVGTVMSNFGLELAMAKADIALVRAPVGDRYILERMLADGYNFGGEQSGHFIFLDHNTTGDGLVSALQVLSLMKRTGKPLSELAKVMTAVPQVLLNVRVKEKPDLAGIPAIQRAIEAGEAKLNGAGRVLVRYSGTEPVLRIMVEGEHDSLIREVADQLAAVVQAHLG, from the coding sequence ATGCGCAAGCTGTTTGGTACCGACGGAGTTCGCGGGGTCGCCAATCTGGAGCCCATGACCAGCGAAACGGCCATGCAGCTCGGGCGCGCGGCCGCCCATCTGTTCATGCGCCGCGCCGGCCGGCACCAGATCGTTATCGGCAAAGACACCCGCTTGTCGGGCTACATGCTGGAGTCCGCCCTCACGTCCGGCATCTGCTCGATGGGCGTGGATGTGCTCTTGGTGGGGCCGATGCCCACCCCTGCCATCGCCTTTCTGACCCGGAGTCTCCGGGCGGACGCGGGCGTGGTGATCTCGGCGTCCCACAATCCCTACCAGGACAACGGCATCAAGTTCTTTTCCAGCGACGGCTTCAAGCTGCCGGACGAGCTGGAAGCCAGAATGGAAGAACTGATCGTCTCGAACGAGATCAGCCACCTGCGGCCGACTGCGGAAGCGGTCGGGAAAGCGTTCCGGATCGACGACGCCGAAGGGCGCTACATCGAATTCGTGAAACGTTCGTTGCCTCGTGACCTGGATTTCCAGGGCGTCAAGGTCGTCGTGGATTGCGCCAACGGCGCCGCGTACAAGGTCGCGCCGACGGTGCTTCGCGAGTTGGGCGCGACGGTCGAGGTCATTGCCAACAAACCCGACGGGATGAACATCAACGCCGGCTGCGGCGCGGTCTATCCTCAACTGCTGCAGGAGGCCGTCGGCCAGCATCGGGCCGACATCGGAATCGCGCTCGACGGCGACGCCGATCGCGCCATCTTTGTGTGCGAGCGGGGACAGATCATCGACGGCGACCACGTGATGGCGGCGTTGGCGCTCGATCTCGACGCGCGCGGACAGTTGGCCAAACGCACGATCGTGGGCACGGTCATGAGCAACTTCGGGTTGGAGCTCGCGATGGCGAAGGCGGACATCGCGCTGGTGCGCGCGCCGGTCGGTGACCGATACATTCTGGAACGCATGTTGGCCGACGGCTACAACTTCGGGGGCGAACAGTCCGGGCATTTCATTTTCCTCGATCACAACACCACCGGCGACGGGCTCGTCTCCGCGCTGCAGGTGCTGTCTCTGATGAAGCGCACCGGCAAACCGCTGTCGGAACTGGCCAAGGTCATGACGGCGGTGCCCCAGGTGCTGCTGAATGTTCGCGTGAAGGAGAAACCGGATCTCGCGGGAATCCCGGCGATCCAGCGCGCGATCGAGGCCGGCGAAGCCAAACTGAACGGCGCCGGTCGCGTGCTCGTCCGCTACTCGGGGACGGAGCCGGTGCTCCGAATCATGGTCGAGGGGGAACACGACTCCCTGATCCGGGAAGTGGCCGACCAGCTTGCAGCAGTCGTTCAGGCGCATCTTGGATAG